A portion of the Vanessa atalanta chromosome 14, ilVanAtal1.2, whole genome shotgun sequence genome contains these proteins:
- the LOC125068649 gene encoding insulin-like growth factor 1 receptor: MEKITLIWLIISSSIASMSCGLNNQDPIEYHGLCVNMFLNHIEKLKKLENCTIVVGDLKISLLERTKPEDFKNLTFPKLKEVTGYLVVYRVAGLETLSNLLPNLARIRGNTLLYNYALIVYDVELLREIGLNSLLKIDRGGVIIWGGPLTCFVNTIDWNAIAPRSRHVLSKPDKHAQCNFPCTCTSNPATNRCWSNKKCQIFLEGPDSWNCSSECIGCRNTNPKSCTLCRHYTYKEECVSHCPENTLLLSVSNHCITNDECVHLNRWEWNNACVSECPKNFVQWNEAGNTTCVPCDNCHQTCGNMSIQTLDTIQLAEKCVYINGSLSIHIWSIPYAANELRYFLKNIVEVTDYIEIYGSITLTSLDFLSSLQRIRGRRLFNGKYSLAIYDMHNLQSLFLPQIIKGLNVERGTVRFYRNPMLCMHQIKKLTQRFPVAPNELDIPQGMNGYSGSCNEMFLKLTIQVKNETFAIASFFTKSKGVHYTVLYVRIPHGTNASIVPETCSDSEWFAITVPDTFNDFVHVPLPSLRPASTYAVCVEKYDPSTRHLARSSIVKFETHVGKPEPPFILELVASSSNVIVIRWSDHMDYRPFITRYELDINLVDINYNIITRDHCNVNDDDMFDIDYTRHAKVMRPPKNYERGCESMCGILSSVTIGAMVEDYFDVCDTIGKCDDDSERSKNTSINGNIISLSLDISGQRNNFQVGGLAPFRDYKFRLRACTKDVCSRTAKDVVQTLHSENADIASITHKNIIDPGLIYVKWEPPSVTNGPLLAYTIEIYPNVKVSDMNHLVPQTWCVPGNETSLTVKSNKASKYLVRICSTTLAHPYACNDWIKIDGFVKYELVWWWSGVLFGLFLYVFSWVIGWRWKRRIFRSDSIPLFDITSSYRQESVPPATMLSDFVSLHNISLRDLRDLS, encoded by the exons ATGGAGAAAATCACGCTGATTTG GTTAATAATAAGTAGTTCGATAGCCTCTATGTCATGCGGCCTCAACAATCAAGATCCGATAGAGTACCATGGACTATGCGTGAACATGTTCTTAAATCACATTGAGAAACTGAAGAAGTTGGAGAATTGTACCATCGTAGTCGGTGATCTAAAAATTTCACTTCTAGAAAGAACGAAACCAGAAGACTTTAAGAACCTCACATTTCCTAAATTGAAAGAG GTTACAGGATACCTGGTTGTTTATCGAGTTGCCGGTTTGGAAACACTAAGCAATTTGTTACCAAATTTAGCGAGGATACGAGGGAACACACTTTTGTATAACTATGCTTTAATCGTGTATGATGTAGAACTTTTAAGAGAG ATTGGCTTAAATAGTTTGCTTAAGATAGACAGAGGAGGTGTCATAATTTGGGGTGGGCCCCTCACCTGCTTTGTAAATACAATCGATTGGAATGCTATCGCTCCTAGATCTCGACATGTTTTAAGCAAACCAGACAAACATGCGCAATGCAATTTCCCTTGTACATGTACGTCTAATCCAGCAACAAATCGCTGTTGGAgcaataa aaagtGTCAGATCTTCCTCGAAGGGCCAGACAGTTGGAATTGCAGTAGTGAATGTATTGGATGCCGTAATACGAATCCAAAAAGTTGTACTCTTTGCAGACATTACACATACAAAGAAGAGTGTGTATCCCATTGCCCAGAAAATAC TCTTCTTCTATCAGTAAGCAATCATTGTATTACAAACGATGAATGTGTTCATTTGAATCGTTGGGAATGGAATAACGCATGTGTATCAGAATGTCCTAAGAATTTTGTTCAGTGGAATGAAGCTGGAAATACGACGTGTGTTCCTTGCGATAACTGTCATCAG ACTTGTGGGAACATGTCCATACAAACTTTAGACACAATTCAACTTGCtgaaaaatgtgtatatatcaACGGGTCTTTGAGCATTCATATTTGGTCTATACCATATGCTGCCAATGAACTTAGATATttcttgaaaaatattgtaGAAGTAACAgattatatagaaatttatgGTTCTATTACACTGACTTCGCTTGATTTTCTTTCGTCACTGCAAAGGATTAGAGGTCGTCGTTTATTCAATGGAAAATACAGTTTAGCTATCTATGACATGCATAATCTTCAATCTCTGTTTttaccacagattataaaaggGCTCAATGTAGAAAGAGGAACTGTAAGATTTTATAGAAACCCCATGCTCTGTatgcatcaaataaaaaaattgacgcAAAGGTTTCCAGTAGCGCCAAATGAGCTTGACATACCACAAGGTATGAATGGTTATAGTGGTAGTTGTAATGAAATGTTTCTTAAACTAACCATACAAGTAAAGAACGAGACATTTGCTATTGCATCGTTTTTTACTAAATCGAAGGGGGTGCATTACACAGTTTTGTACGTGAGGATTCCACATGGAACGAACGCTTCAATTGTACCAGAAACATGTAGTGACTCAGAGTGGTTTGCAATTACTGTACCAGATACTTTTAATGATTTCGTTCATGTTCCATTGCCGTCTCTTCGTCCTGCGTCAACTTACGCTGTATGCGTAGAAAAATATGATCCATCAACACGTCATCTGGCACGCAGTAGTATCGTTAAATTCGAAACTCATGTTGGTAAACCTGAACCGCCATTTATTTTAGAACTGGTCGCATCCTCCTCTAATGTAATCGTCATCAGATGGTCTGATCATATGGACTACCGACCGTTTATAACACGCTATGAATTAGATATTAATCTGgtcgatattaattataatattattaccagAGATCATTGCAACGTTAATGATGATGACATGTTTGATATAGATTATACACGACATGCAAAAGTAATGCGACCGCCAAAGAATTATGAAAGAGGTTGCGAAAGTATGTGTGGAATATTATCTTCTGTAACTATTGGGGCTATGGTTgaagattattttgatgtatGCGATACTATTGGTAAATGTGACGATGATTCTGAAAGGTCTAAAAACACCAGTATTAACGGAAACATCATAAGCTTATCATTAGATATTAGTGGTCAAAGAAATAACTTTCAAGTCGGAGGTTTAGCTCCATTTAGAGATTATAAATTTCGTTTAAGAGCTTGTACCAAAGATGTATGTAGTCGAACAGCTAAAGATGTCGTTCAAACTCTGCACTCAGAAAATGCAGATATAGCTTCTATAACTCATAAGAATATTATTGATCCTGGGTTAATCTATGTAAAATGGGAACCACCAAGCGTAACTAATGGACCATTATTGGCTTATACTATTGAAATTTATCCAAACGTTAAGGTAAGTGATATGAACCATCTGGTGCCTCAAACGTGGTGCGTTCCCGGAAATGAAACAAGCTTAACTGTAAAATCAAATAAGGCTAGTAAATACTTAGTCAGAATATGTTCCACGACGTTAGCCCACCCATATGCGTGTAATGACTGGATAAAAATTGATggttttgtaaaatatgaacTGGTTTGGTGGTGGTCTGGAGTACTATTTGGGTTATTCTTATACGTTTTTTCATGGGTTATAGGCTGGCGATGGAAAagaagaatatttagaagtgatAGTATACCACTATTTGACATTACATCTAGTTACCGCCAAGAAAGTGTACCACCAGCTACCATGTTATCAGATTTTGTGTCTTTGCATAATATTTCTTTACGCGATTTACGAGATTTATCTTAA